The Streptomyces sp. NBC_01244 genome contains a region encoding:
- a CDS encoding carbohydrate ABC transporter permease, whose product MSHVANSKGRGGFIAGFLILPLALYLTFVIWPYIQTFGYSFTNWTGQSPTFDFVGLDNYSALMKDEVFRGALLHNLLLLVFVPAITILISLFFAFMLNAGGRSGAGGVQGVAGSALYKVIYFFPQVLSLAILAVLFGAVYRSDEGGLLNGFLTKLGLVDPAHPIEWLNEPNFVLWCLLLVVVWHGVGFYLVLFSAAMQSIPKDIYEAALLDGAKRAQTFFKVTLPLLWDSVQTSAVYLGIAAMDMFVLVSTMTSGQFGGGPDHHSEVMATVLMRNFLYFGKAGYACAMGVVMLVLTLILSAITLRATRREHVEF is encoded by the coding sequence ATGAGCCACGTAGCAAACAGCAAGGGGCGGGGCGGCTTCATCGCCGGCTTCCTCATCCTGCCCCTCGCGTTGTACCTGACCTTTGTCATCTGGCCGTACATTCAGACGTTCGGCTATTCCTTCACCAACTGGACGGGTCAGTCACCGACCTTCGACTTCGTCGGGCTGGACAACTACTCGGCCCTGATGAAGGACGAGGTCTTCCGCGGCGCGCTGCTGCACAATCTGCTGCTCCTGGTGTTCGTCCCGGCGATCACCATCCTGATCTCCCTGTTCTTCGCCTTCATGCTGAACGCCGGAGGGCGCAGCGGAGCCGGCGGAGTCCAGGGAGTGGCGGGCTCCGCCCTCTACAAGGTGATCTACTTCTTCCCGCAGGTCCTCTCCCTCGCCATCCTCGCGGTGCTCTTCGGAGCCGTGTACCGCAGCGACGAGGGAGGGCTGCTGAATGGATTCCTCACCAAACTGGGCCTGGTCGATCCGGCCCACCCCATCGAATGGCTCAACGAGCCGAACTTCGTCCTCTGGTGCCTGCTGCTCGTCGTGGTCTGGCACGGGGTCGGCTTCTACCTCGTCCTCTTCTCGGCCGCCATGCAGTCGATCCCCAAGGACATCTACGAAGCCGCCCTGCTCGACGGCGCGAAGCGCGCCCAGACCTTCTTCAAGGTCACGCTGCCCCTGCTGTGGGACTCTGTACAGACTTCCGCGGTCTATCTGGGCATCGCCGCGATGGACATGTTCGTCCTCGTGTCGACCATGACCTCGGGCCAGTTCGGCGGCGGACCGGACCACCACAGCGAGGTCATGGCGACGGTGCTGATGCGTAACTTCCTCTACTTCGGCAAGGCCGGCTACGCCTGCGCCATGGGGGTCGTGATGCTCGTCCTCACCCTGATCCTCTCCGCCATCACGCTGCGGGCCACTCGCCGCGAGCACGTCGAGTTCTAG
- a CDS encoding carbohydrate ABC transporter permease gives MTTVIKAPGEAAAEKRASATGHPRGKRKSGSDGMVLNVFSHGFLAVWGIMIILPLIWLVLGSFKTDVQIGESALSWPANWHFDAFPRAWDKGIGSYFANTLIVMVFSVPLTMLLGSMAAYVLARYPFRGNRPIYYFFVSGAMFPVFLALVPLFFMVKRLDMLNTFQGLILVYVAYSMPFTVFFMHSFFRTLPTAVHEAAVIDGASHTRIFFQVMMPMAKPGLISVGIFNVLGQWNQYILPSVLMQPQTGSDPERYMLTQGLIQLQYQMGYETDLPVLFAGVTIAMIPMLVVYLSFQRQIQAGLTSATLK, from the coding sequence ATGACCACTGTGATCAAAGCACCGGGCGAGGCGGCGGCCGAGAAGCGCGCCTCCGCCACCGGGCACCCCCGCGGGAAGCGCAAGAGCGGTTCCGACGGCATGGTCCTCAACGTCTTCTCGCACGGTTTCCTCGCCGTGTGGGGGATAATGATCATCCTGCCCCTCATCTGGCTGGTGCTCGGATCGTTCAAGACCGACGTGCAGATCGGCGAGTCGGCCCTGAGCTGGCCGGCCAACTGGCACTTCGACGCCTTCCCCCGCGCCTGGGACAAGGGCATCGGCAGCTACTTCGCCAACACCCTCATCGTGATGGTGTTCTCGGTTCCGCTGACGATGCTGCTCGGCTCGATGGCCGCGTACGTCCTGGCCCGCTACCCCTTCCGGGGCAACCGGCCGATCTACTACTTCTTCGTCAGCGGGGCCATGTTCCCGGTCTTCCTGGCGCTCGTCCCGCTGTTCTTCATGGTGAAGCGGCTGGACATGCTCAACACGTTCCAGGGTCTGATCCTGGTGTACGTGGCGTACTCGATGCCGTTCACCGTCTTCTTCATGCACTCGTTCTTCAGGACGCTGCCGACGGCCGTGCACGAGGCCGCCGTGATCGACGGGGCCTCCCACACCCGGATCTTCTTCCAGGTGATGATGCCGATGGCCAAGCCCGGCCTGATCAGCGTCGGGATATTCAATGTCCTGGGGCAGTGGAACCAGTACATCCTGCCGTCCGTGCTGATGCAGCCGCAGACCGGATCGGACCCCGAGCGCTACATGCTCACCCAGGGCCTGATCCAGCTGCAGTACCAGATGGGCTACGAGACGGACCTGCCGGTGCTGTTCGCCGGTGTGACCATCGCGATGATCCCGATGCTGGTGGTCTACCTGTCCTTCCAGCGGCAGATCCAGGCGGGACTGACCTCCGCCACGCTCAAGTAG
- a CDS encoding MgtC/SapB family protein: MMLTEWEMAGHLVAALGFGAAIGLERQWRARMAGLRTNALVAGGAALFVLLSQYGFMSEVSEVQYDGSRVAAQIVSGIGFLGAGVIMRDGLSVRGLNTAATLWCSAAVGCLAGTGMFVLAACGTVGVVGANLLLRPLGRRMDREPGGGAEVATDFHFEAVCLEAEEAHIRHRLVDALGRPGYQLRSIRSQDGPEAGLVTVSALLTAEGEGGRMLEEAVSNLSLDPSVSAVSWSVVPDPSAA, translated from the coding sequence ATGATGCTCACCGAATGGGAGATGGCCGGGCACCTGGTCGCGGCGCTCGGATTCGGGGCGGCCATCGGTCTGGAACGGCAGTGGCGGGCCCGGATGGCGGGCCTGCGGACCAACGCCCTGGTGGCGGGCGGGGCCGCGCTGTTCGTACTGCTCTCGCAGTACGGGTTCATGAGCGAGGTCTCGGAGGTCCAGTACGACGGCTCGCGGGTCGCCGCCCAGATCGTCTCGGGGATCGGCTTCCTGGGCGCCGGCGTGATCATGCGCGACGGACTGAGCGTCCGGGGCCTGAACACGGCCGCCACCCTGTGGTGTTCGGCGGCCGTGGGCTGCCTCGCGGGCACCGGGATGTTCGTCCTGGCGGCCTGCGGCACGGTGGGCGTGGTGGGGGCGAACCTCCTGCTGCGCCCGCTGGGCCGGCGGATGGACCGCGAGCCGGGGGGCGGGGCCGAGGTGGCCACCGACTTCCACTTCGAGGCCGTGTGCCTGGAGGCGGAGGAGGCCCACATCCGCCACCGGCTGGTCGACGCGCTGGGCCGGCCGGGCTACCAGCTGCGCTCGATCCGCAGCCAGGACGGCCCGGAGGCCGGCCTGGTGACGGTGTCCGCGCTGCTGACCGCCGAGGGCGAGGGGGGCCGGATGCTCGAGGAAGCCGTCAGCAACCTCTCTCTCGACCCCTCCGTCTCGGCGGTCAGCTGGTCGGTCGTGCCCGACCCCTCCGCTGCGTGA
- the mgtA gene encoding magnesium-translocating P-type ATPase, whose protein sequence is MTMLTPRTPTKLAPPGRARRERKAAELEARTRVVGERLVAISARPGVRVLQEADASRNGLTHTEAALRLERHGSNVIAQERAPRWYVQLAKAYANPFIAVLVFLAAVMYWQDPADPGVIILSVMVGISGVLRFWQEYRSGRAADALKQLVTTTCAVQRRAGSGSGPTTFEIPMDQVVPGDVVKLAAGDLIPADLRLITSKDLMVGQAALSGESLPVAKADTRTDDLGQHETTDPVEADNLCLMGTSVTSGTATGLVVATGSDTYFGSMAGSLVGERPETNFDTGVRKVSFLLIRFMLVMVPVVFMINGFTKGDWEAAFLLGIAVAVGLTPEMLPMVVSANLARGAVAMSKRKVVVKRLNAIQNLGAMDVLCTDKTGTLTEDRIVLDRYLDVHGDEDNEVLEYGYLNSHFQTGLKNLMDQAVIDRVGEAEEVVVDARFSMVDEIPFDFARRRMSVVLNRNSIVGGSGRPEHVMITKGAVEEVLALCTHMTDRGQKVELTEQLRWHVTRIAEDNNRQGLRVLAVATRTMATPRDTYTVADEDRLTLVGFLAFLDPPKADAARALQGLADKGIAVKVVTGDNELVAARVCADVGLTVGHVVGGTEIDALDDAGLRALAARTTVFAKINPVQKARIVRALQADGHTVGFLGDGINDAAALRDADVGISVDTAVDIAKESADIILLEKDLTVLEQGVIQGRTTFGNTIKYIKMTASSNFGNVFSVLVASAFIPFQPMVAIMLLVQNLVYDIAQLATPWDRMDEEYLRKPRNWDAKGIGRFMLCIGPISSIFDIAMFVIMWNVFAANTEAHAALFQSGWFIEGLLSQTLVVHMIRTRKIPFIQSRASWPVMVMTVLAVLTGLFLPFSPLASSLGFVPLPASYFPWLIGVLLAYCTLTQLLKTVYIRKFGTWL, encoded by the coding sequence ATGACCATGCTCACCCCTCGTACCCCCACGAAGCTCGCACCCCCGGGCCGGGCCCGCCGCGAGCGCAAGGCCGCCGAGCTGGAGGCCCGCACCCGGGTCGTCGGCGAGCGGCTCGTCGCAATCAGCGCCCGCCCGGGCGTCCGGGTCCTGCAGGAAGCGGACGCTTCCCGCAACGGCCTCACCCACACCGAGGCCGCGCTGCGCCTGGAGCGCCACGGCTCCAACGTCATCGCCCAGGAGCGCGCCCCGCGCTGGTACGTCCAGCTGGCGAAGGCGTACGCGAACCCCTTCATCGCCGTCCTGGTCTTCCTGGCGGCCGTCATGTACTGGCAGGATCCCGCCGACCCGGGCGTCATCATCCTCTCGGTGATGGTCGGGATCAGCGGCGTGCTGCGCTTCTGGCAGGAGTACCGCTCGGGCCGGGCGGCCGACGCCCTCAAGCAGCTCGTCACCACCACCTGCGCGGTGCAGCGCCGGGCCGGCAGCGGCTCCGGGCCCACCACCTTCGAGATCCCCATGGACCAGGTGGTCCCGGGCGACGTGGTCAAGCTGGCCGCCGGCGATCTGATCCCGGCCGACCTGCGGCTCATCACCTCCAAGGACCTGATGGTCGGCCAGGCCGCCCTGTCGGGCGAGTCCCTGCCGGTCGCCAAGGCCGACACGCGCACGGACGACCTCGGCCAGCACGAGACCACCGACCCCGTCGAGGCCGACAACCTCTGCCTGATGGGCACCTCGGTGACCTCCGGCACCGCCACCGGACTCGTCGTCGCCACGGGCTCCGACACCTACTTCGGCTCGATGGCCGGCTCCCTGGTCGGCGAACGCCCGGAGACCAACTTCGACACCGGTGTGCGCAAGGTCAGCTTCCTGCTGATCCGCTTCATGCTGGTGATGGTCCCCGTCGTCTTCATGATCAACGGCTTCACCAAGGGCGACTGGGAGGCCGCCTTCCTCCTCGGCATCGCGGTGGCGGTGGGCCTGACCCCCGAGATGCTGCCGATGGTGGTCTCGGCCAACCTGGCGCGCGGCGCCGTGGCGATGTCCAAGCGCAAGGTCGTCGTCAAGCGGCTCAACGCGATCCAGAACCTGGGCGCCATGGACGTGCTCTGCACGGACAAGACCGGCACCCTCACCGAGGACCGGATCGTCCTGGACCGCTACCTCGACGTGCACGGCGACGAGGACAACGAGGTCTTGGAGTACGGCTACCTCAACTCCCACTTCCAGACGGGCCTGAAGAACCTGATGGACCAGGCGGTCATCGACCGCGTGGGCGAGGCCGAGGAGGTTGTCGTCGATGCCCGTTTCTCGATGGTCGACGAGATCCCCTTCGACTTCGCCCGGCGCCGGATGTCCGTGGTCCTGAACCGCAACAGCATCGTGGGCGGCTCCGGCCGGCCCGAGCACGTCATGATCACCAAGGGCGCCGTCGAGGAAGTCCTCGCGCTGTGCACCCACATGACGGACCGCGGGCAGAAGGTCGAGCTGACCGAACAGCTCCGGTGGCACGTCACCCGCATCGCCGAGGACAACAACCGCCAGGGCCTGCGCGTCCTCGCCGTCGCCACCCGCACGATGGCCACCCCCCGCGACACCTACACGGTCGCCGACGAGGACCGGCTGACCCTGGTCGGCTTCCTCGCCTTCCTCGACCCGCCGAAGGCCGACGCCGCCCGGGCCCTGCAGGGCCTCGCCGACAAGGGCATCGCGGTCAAGGTGGTCACCGGCGACAACGAGCTCGTCGCCGCCCGGGTCTGCGCCGATGTCGGTCTCACGGTCGGACACGTCGTGGGCGGCACCGAGATCGACGCCCTCGACGACGCCGGACTGCGCGCGCTGGCCGCCCGTACGACGGTCTTCGCCAAGATCAACCCGGTCCAGAAGGCCCGGATCGTACGGGCCCTGCAGGCCGACGGCCACACGGTCGGCTTCCTCGGGGACGGCATCAACGACGCGGCCGCGCTGCGCGACGCGGACGTCGGCATCTCGGTGGACACCGCCGTGGACATCGCCAAGGAGTCCGCCGACATCATCCTGCTGGAGAAGGACCTGACCGTCCTGGAGCAGGGCGTGATCCAGGGCCGGACCACCTTCGGCAACACGATCAAGTACATCAAGATGACGGCCAGTTCCAACTTCGGCAACGTCTTCTCCGTGCTGGTGGCGAGCGCCTTCATCCCCTTCCAGCCGATGGTGGCGATCATGCTGCTGGTGCAGAACCTGGTCTACGACATCGCCCAGCTGGCCACCCCCTGGGACCGGATGGACGAGGAGTACCTGCGCAAGCCCCGCAACTGGGACGCCAAGGGCATCGGCCGGTTCATGCTCTGCATCGGCCCGATCAGCTCGATCTTCGACATCGCGATGTTCGTCATCATGTGGAACGTGTTCGCCGCGAACACCGAGGCGCACGCGGCGCTCTTCCAGTCCGGCTGGTTCATCGAGGGCCTGCTCTCGCAGACCCTGGTCGTCCACATGATCCGCACCCGCAAGATCCCCTTCATCCAGTCGCGGGCCTCCTGGCCGGTGATGGTGATGACCGTCCTCGCGGTGCTGACCGGGCTCTTCCTGCCCTTCTCGCCGCTGGCCTCCTCACTGGGCTTCGTACCCCTGCCGGCGAGCTACTTCCCGTGGCTGATCGGCGTACTGCTGGCGTACTGCACGCTCACGCAGCTGCTGAAGACCGTGTACATCCGCAAGTTCGGCACCTGGCTCTGA
- a CDS encoding ROK family transcriptional regulator, translating to MQTPGSQSSLHRANLERVVRAVRLAGSLTQAEIARSTGLSAATVSNIVRELKEAGTVEVTDTSAGGRRARSVSLSGDAGIVIGVDFGHTHLRVAVGNLAHQVLAEESEPLDVDASWVDGFDRAEALVGRLVEGIGIGRDKVIGVGLGVPGPIDLESGTLGSTAILPGWAGINPRRELSQRLGVPVYVDNDANLGALGELVWGSGRGVKDLAYIKVASGVGAGLVINGQIYRGPGGTAGEIGHITLDESGPVCRCGNRGCLETFAAARYVLPLLQSSHGPELTMERVVELARGGDPGCRRVITDVGRHIGSGVASLCNLLNPSRVVLGGSLADAGELVLAPIRESVGRYAIPSAARQLSVLTGSLGGRAEVLGALALVLSEMGDSTLLAENGSGVRAPAVLSSVR from the coding sequence GTGCAGACTCCCGGATCGCAGTCTTCACTGCATCGCGCCAATCTGGAGCGCGTCGTACGGGCGGTACGGCTCGCCGGCTCGCTGACCCAGGCGGAGATCGCCCGGAGCACCGGACTGTCGGCGGCCACGGTCTCCAACATCGTCCGCGAGCTCAAGGAGGCCGGGACGGTCGAGGTCACGGACACATCCGCCGGGGGCAGGCGGGCGCGCAGCGTCTCGCTCAGCGGTGACGCCGGCATCGTGATCGGCGTGGACTTCGGCCACACCCACCTGCGGGTGGCCGTGGGGAACCTGGCCCACCAGGTGCTGGCCGAGGAGTCCGAGCCGCTGGACGTGGACGCTTCCTGGGTCGACGGCTTCGACCGGGCGGAAGCCCTGGTGGGACGGCTCGTCGAGGGCATCGGGATCGGCCGCGACAAGGTCATCGGCGTGGGGCTCGGCGTGCCCGGCCCCATCGACCTGGAGTCCGGCACCCTCGGGTCCACCGCGATCCTGCCGGGCTGGGCCGGGATCAACCCGCGGCGCGAGCTCTCGCAGCGCCTGGGCGTACCGGTGTACGTGGACAACGACGCGAACCTCGGGGCGCTCGGGGAACTCGTTTGGGGGAGCGGCCGGGGAGTAAAGGACCTGGCCTACATCAAGGTCGCGAGCGGTGTCGGCGCGGGGCTGGTCATCAACGGCCAGATCTACCGGGGACCCGGCGGCACCGCCGGCGAGATCGGGCACATCACGCTCGACGAATCGGGCCCGGTCTGCCGCTGCGGCAACCGCGGCTGCCTGGAGACCTTCGCCGCCGCCCGGTACGTGCTGCCGCTCCTGCAGAGCAGCCACGGACCGGAGTTGACGATGGAGCGGGTGGTGGAACTGGCCCGGGGCGGAGACCCCGGCTGCCGTCGTGTCATCACGGACGTGGGCCGCCACATCGGCAGTGGTGTGGCCAGTCTGTGCAATCTCCTGAACCCGAGCCGGGTGGTCCTGGGCGGCTCCCTCGCGGACGCCGGTGAACTGGTCCTGGCTCCCATCCGTGAATCCGTGGGGAGGTACGCGATTCCCAGCGCCGCCCGGCAGTTGTCGGTGCTCACGGGGTCCCTGGGCGGGCGGGCCGAGGTGCTGGGCGCGCTGGCCCTCGTACTGAGTGAGATGGGCGATTCGACGCTTTTGGCGGAAAATGGAAGTGGAGTGCGGGCTCCCGCCGTCTTGTCTTCAGTTAGATAA
- a CDS encoding substrate-binding domain-containing protein, which produces MNTRMRRVAVAVAAGTMAVSLAACGSAKESGDKKDNATGAVKGGAIKVGLLLPENQTARYEKFDKPLIEKAVKDLTAGKGEVVYANAKQDATTQNSQVDTMITNKVNVLIIDAVDSKAIAGSVKKAKEAGIPVVAYDRLAEGPIDAYTSFDNEEVGKVQGKALLEALGAKAKDGQIVMMNGSVTDPNAALFKKGAHSVLDGNVNVGKEYDTVEWKPENANTNMAAALSALGKDKVIGVYSANDGMAGGIITALKAAGVSPLPPVTGQDAELAGVQRIVAGEQFMSVYKPYAPEAEAAAKMAVALAKGESIATTATAKVDSPTTKGVPSLLIPVISLTKANVKDTVIRDNVYTVDEICTDKYAAACATAGLK; this is translated from the coding sequence ATGAACACGCGTATGCGCAGAGTCGCCGTCGCCGTTGCCGCCGGCACCATGGCCGTCTCGCTTGCCGCTTGCGGCAGCGCGAAGGAGTCCGGGGACAAGAAGGACAACGCCACCGGCGCGGTCAAGGGCGGCGCGATCAAGGTCGGTCTGCTCCTGCCGGAGAACCAGACCGCGCGTTACGAGAAGTTCGACAAGCCGCTCATCGAGAAGGCGGTCAAGGACCTGACCGCGGGCAAGGGCGAGGTCGTCTACGCCAACGCCAAGCAGGACGCGACCACGCAGAACTCGCAGGTCGACACGATGATCACCAACAAGGTGAACGTCCTGATCATCGACGCGGTGGACTCCAAGGCCATTGCCGGCTCGGTCAAGAAGGCCAAGGAGGCCGGCATCCCGGTCGTGGCCTACGACCGCCTCGCCGAGGGCCCGATCGACGCCTACACCTCCTTCGACAACGAAGAGGTCGGCAAGGTCCAGGGCAAGGCGCTCCTGGAGGCCCTGGGCGCCAAGGCCAAGGACGGCCAGATCGTCATGATGAACGGCTCCGTCACCGACCCGAACGCCGCGCTGTTCAAGAAGGGCGCACACTCCGTCCTCGACGGCAACGTGAACGTCGGCAAGGAGTACGACACCGTCGAGTGGAAGCCGGAGAACGCCAACACCAACATGGCGGCCGCGCTTTCGGCGCTCGGCAAGGACAAGGTCATCGGCGTCTACTCCGCCAACGACGGCATGGCCGGCGGCATCATCACCGCCCTCAAGGCGGCCGGCGTGTCCCCCCTGCCCCCGGTCACCGGCCAGGACGCCGAACTCGCCGGTGTGCAGCGGATCGTCGCGGGCGAGCAGTTCATGAGCGTCTACAAGCCGTACGCCCCCGAGGCCGAGGCCGCCGCGAAGATGGCCGTCGCCCTCGCCAAGGGCGAGTCGATCGCCACCACGGCCACCGCCAAGGTCGACAGCCCCACCACCAAGGGCGTCCCGTCCCTGCTGATCCCGGTCATCTCGCTGACCAAGGCGAACGTCAAGGACACCGTCATCCGCGACAACGTCTACACGGTCGACGAGATCTGCACCGACAAGTACGCGGCCGCCTGCGCCACCGCCGGCCTGAAGTAA
- a CDS encoding ATP-binding cassette domain-containing protein, with the protein MVHVSAAPVLALRGVSKRFGAVQALTDVELEIHSGEVVALVGDNGAGKSTLVKTIAGVHPIDDGVIEWEGRPVSITKPHDAQNLGIATVYQDLALCDNIDVVGNLFLGRELKRRGILDEVEMERRARELLTTLSIRIPSVRIPIASLSGGQRQTVAIARSMLGEPQLVILDEPTAALGVEQTAQVLDLVERLRERGHAVILISHNMADVKAVADKVAVLRLGRNNGVFSVKDTSQEEIISAITGATDNAVTRRAARTGEARK; encoded by the coding sequence ATGGTTCATGTGTCCGCTGCGCCCGTACTGGCGTTGCGCGGGGTCTCGAAGCGGTTCGGCGCCGTTCAGGCCCTCACCGACGTAGAACTCGAGATCCACTCCGGCGAGGTGGTCGCCCTCGTCGGCGACAACGGCGCCGGTAAGTCCACGCTGGTCAAGACGATCGCCGGCGTGCACCCCATCGATGACGGAGTCATCGAGTGGGAGGGCCGCCCGGTCTCGATCACCAAGCCCCACGACGCCCAGAACCTGGGCATCGCGACGGTCTACCAGGACCTCGCGCTGTGCGACAACATCGACGTCGTCGGCAACCTCTTCCTGGGACGCGAGCTCAAGCGGCGCGGCATCCTCGACGAGGTGGAGATGGAGCGGCGCGCACGCGAGCTCCTGACCACCCTGTCCATCCGGATCCCCAGTGTCCGCATCCCGATCGCCTCGCTCTCCGGCGGTCAGCGCCAGACCGTGGCGATCGCCCGCTCCATGCTGGGCGAGCCCCAGCTCGTGATCCTCGACGAACCCACCGCCGCCCTCGGCGTCGAGCAGACCGCACAGGTGCTCGACCTGGTCGAGCGGCTGCGCGAGCGCGGTCACGCCGTCATCCTCATCAGCCACAACATGGCCGATGTGAAGGCCGTGGCCGACAAGGTGGCCGTCCTGCGGCTGGGCCGCAACAACGGCGTCTTCTCCGTGAAGGACACGTCGCAGGAAGAGATCATCTCCGCCATCACCGGGGCCACGGACAACGCCGTGACCCGCCGGGCGGCCCGCACAGGGGAGGCCCGCAAGTGA
- a CDS encoding sugar ABC transporter permease produces the protein MSTQHIDPVNPAAAHDAIPAVDPRLLVREQGFAGYVNEFGRKLKAGDLGSVPVVLGLIIIWSIFQGLNSNFLGAENLTNIAITMTATGMMAVGIIFVLLLGEIDLSVGSVSGVSGAIVAVLSVTNGVNEWLAILAAIAGGALIGSLHGFFFAKIGAPAFAVTLSGLLFWSGAMLQILGSNGTINLDSEGVVGQLTTYFFSDVAVGYGLAALAVVAYFLATFSDNRRRAAAGVPSRPLGEILLRTGLLAVFTFGPAMVFNQYKGLPLAIVLFLLALVGTDFLLRRTTFGRQVFALGGSVEASRRAGINVNRVRITVFAIAGTFAAIGGLFWASKIAAANQSAGAGDLLMNVIAAAVIGGTSLFGGRGRTWNALLGVMVITSIQYGLALEGIATPIQYMITGAVLLATVVIDSVTRKTQKTAGRA, from the coding sequence GTGAGCACCCAACACATAGACCCCGTCAACCCGGCTGCCGCCCACGACGCCATCCCGGCCGTGGACCCCCGCCTGCTCGTCCGCGAGCAGGGCTTCGCCGGGTACGTGAACGAGTTCGGCCGCAAGCTCAAGGCCGGCGACCTGGGCTCCGTGCCCGTCGTTCTCGGCCTGATCATCATCTGGAGCATCTTCCAGGGCCTGAACTCGAACTTCCTCGGCGCCGAGAACCTCACCAACATCGCGATCACGATGACGGCCACCGGCATGATGGCGGTCGGCATCATCTTCGTCCTGCTGCTCGGTGAGATCGACCTCTCGGTCGGCTCGGTCAGCGGCGTCTCCGGTGCGATCGTGGCCGTCCTCTCGGTCACCAACGGCGTCAACGAATGGCTGGCCATCCTCGCGGCGATCGCCGGAGGCGCCCTGATCGGCTCCCTCCACGGCTTCTTCTTCGCCAAGATCGGCGCCCCGGCCTTCGCCGTCACCCTGTCGGGCCTGCTCTTCTGGTCCGGCGCCATGCTGCAGATCCTCGGCAGCAACGGCACGATCAACCTCGACTCCGAGGGCGTGGTCGGGCAGCTGACCACGTACTTCTTCTCGGACGTGGCCGTCGGCTACGGGCTCGCCGCCCTCGCCGTGGTGGCGTACTTCCTCGCCACGTTCTCCGACAACCGGCGCCGCGCGGCCGCAGGGGTGCCCTCCCGGCCGCTCGGCGAGATCCTGCTGCGCACCGGGCTCCTCGCGGTGTTCACCTTCGGTCCGGCCATGGTGTTCAACCAGTACAAGGGCCTGCCGCTGGCGATCGTGCTCTTCCTGCTGGCCCTGGTCGGCACGGACTTCCTCCTGCGGCGCACCACCTTCGGCCGCCAGGTCTTCGCCCTCGGCGGCAGCGTCGAGGCCTCCCGGCGCGCCGGCATCAACGTCAACCGGGTCCGGATCACGGTCTTCGCGATCGCCGGCACCTTCGCGGCGATCGGCGGCCTCTTCTGGGCCTCCAAGATCGCGGCGGCGAACCAGAGCGCCGGCGCCGGCGACCTGCTGATGAACGTGATCGCGGCGGCCGTCATCGGCGGCACCAGCCTCTTCGGCGGCCGCGGCCGGACCTGGAACGCCCTCCTCGGCGTCATGGTCATCACCTCCATCCAGTACGGTCTGGCCCTGGAGGGAATCGCGACGCCGATCCAGTACATGATCACCGGCGCGGTCCTCCTCGCCACCGTGGTGATCGACTCGGTCACCCGCAAGACGCAGAAGACGGCCGGGCGCGCCTGA